The sequence AGGGCGTATATTACGCCCAGGACCGCTGATATTGTTCCCGTCACCAGCAATATCATACCCCACCACAACGGTATGGTTTCCAGGTTCAGTGTAATTCTGGCTAAACCATATATAGCGACTTTTAACATTACCCCTGACATCAGGGCTGATATATTGGAGGGGGCGGCTGAGTGAGCATATGGAAGCCATTTATGCAGAGGGACAAGACCTGCTTTAGTGCCGAAACCGAGCAGGAAACCCGTGAGTACAAAGTTAATCGATGTAATTGCCGGTATAGATATATTCACAGACATAGTACCGGTTGAGTAATAGGTTGTAAGGAACGAAAAGAATAGAAAAACGGTGCTGAGTTGAGTCATCACCAGGTAATAAACGCCAGCTTTGATACTTTCGGTTTGCTCCCGTTCAAGCACTACCAGGAAAAAAGAACTTAAGGACATAATTTCCCAATTCAGTAACAACGTGAAGTAATTTTCCGAAGCTACTACTCCTATCATTGACGCCATAAATATTGCCATTAGTCCTATTAGCCAATGGCGTCGTTTAGAATTGTGTAAATGTTCGATATATCCAAAGGAGTAGACTGTTGCACAAACGCTTACGATGCAGATGATCAAAATGAAAAAAGCGGATAAACGGTCAAGATAGAAATTTATTTCTAAAAGATTACTTACTTCAAATAGTGGTATCTGTAGATTCACGTCTCGAATTAATGTAAAAAAGACAGCAACGATACCTGCTATGAGCCCTAAAAGGATAATTGACAAACTCAAACGGCGTACAGCAGCAATCGGTTGGATCAAGCCTAACAAGGCTACGACACCAGCCGCCAGAATAAGATATATGCCTATTGTAAACAAAACAGTAATCATAATTGTTGCTAGACAACCAAAAAGTAAAGGAAGCCCCTAAAGAGCTTCCTGTTGTATAAAAATTATTTCATTAATATCTACGTATTAGTAATTCTAGTTAAAACATCGGTGCGTGTCAAACGAATCAGGAAGGCAGGCGATGTGCCTGTTGTTAATCTTTCTTAATCAAGCGGTGTGCCAGAAAGACTTGCGCCACCCGTGATAGCAAGGCTTGGATTTCCAGATTGTTTTTTAGCCAAATATTAATAAAACCACTTGACAGTGCCAGATAAACATATTATATTATGGGTATATGCCCGAAATATAACGAAAAGGAGGATGTTATGAAACAGATTTTTGTAAGAGAGCGCAGTGTTGTTGGCGAGGGTGATATTGAACCCCGTTTCGCTGTAGTTTGCGTTGACGGCGATGATGGAAAACTCAAGTTTTACAAGACCCATCTGAGAAAAGCTGAGCTTGAAGCAATCGCAGAAAAAACAGGCTCTGAACTGATCTGGCTGCCATGTGGCGAGGGCGAAAACAAGATCCAGAGCGCAGTTGGCGGCAGGCGAAGGCATGCGCGCAGGCGCCATATTGCAGGTGAATAATGCCGCGACCCCGTAAGCACCGCCGGTTGAGCAGGCGCCATCTGGCTAAGATCTTCAAGCCTGTCGGTACAAGATCAACCTGTTGTCAACCGATTGTCTTGTTGCCGGAAGAAATTGAAGCTTTGAGATTGGTTGAAGTTGAAGGTCTTTACCAAGCCCAGGCTTGCGAAGAGATGGGAGTAGCACGCTCGACATTTCAGCGCATTTTAACTGAGGCGCGCCAGAAGGTTGCAGTTGCGTTAATTGAAGATATGGTTATTCTGGCTCCCGGTAACAGCGGAAGAGGGATCAGGGTTCGCTGGAAGTGTTATAACTGCGGCACAGTCTGGCGTGTAGTATACCATGACACTTATCAGGAGCCGGAAGAGTGCCCTAATTGTACAAGCCATGCAATTAGGGAAGCACAGAGAAGGCAGCATCATAGGCGGCATGGCAACAAGGGATTTGCACTGGGTGATTAGCTGCAGGCTTTGTAAATCGTTGTTCCGGTTTTCTCTCCAGCCATAGCCCGGGAAATATTACCGCTGACCAGGCCGTTGACAATGGTGAACTCGTGCATATTGATCGAGTTTTTCAGACACTCCAGCATGCTGCGCTCAACCGGCAGGTCGTTCATGTTCAACGATAGCAGCTCGTTTACTTCAATTGTATCGCCAATGAATCTGGCCTTTTGATCTTTTTTTGGGTCAGCGGTATAGACGCCCTGCTCGTCTTTTATCAGTATACATTTTCTTGCTCCCAGAACCTCAGCAAGCAGAAAAACGCCGGCATCGGTACGATGGGGAGGAATTCGACCTAGTTCCGGCGGGGTTTCAAAAAGTCCGTAAGGAGGCATGGCATGTGTAACTGGCAAACAACCTAGTCTCAGGTAATGAGACAGCTTGGTTAAATCATCATGCCCTATTTTTATTCCTCCCGATGGTCCCAGCACCATCGCTACCATCAGAGCGTTTTGCTCACTGATGCTCGAGGCTAGTGAAGCAAGTACCCCCGCAGGCATACCTAATTCGGTGGCAATTGCATAAACGTGACGTGCCCTTGTTCCACCTCCGGTGGTGATTAATACCTCGTTGTGCTGCCGGATTGCTATCAGTTCATCCAAGATTGGAAGAAGAGCTTTTCTGCCGCGATCAATAATACTTTGCCCACCAATCTTGACCACAACCAGATTTGGCATGATCTTGAAAACCGGTCCGGTGCCGGTTTGTGCCAGCAGGTTCTTATCCATCAACGATTCACCCATCAGAGGTGATTCTATGTGTAATTTTCCGCTTTTATCACGCTTTAAACCCATATACTTGCCCCTTAATCTTTATTCAATAATCCAATAATACCATAAAAAAGAGACGTGCGGGTGTATCATTCGTGCTCGTTTTTGTCGTTCTGGAGAAAGGTTTTTCTTTAACTATGTAATCCTTGATGAGCATGTCAGTACGAAGAAGAATCTTCCTCGGATAGTGTGCCAAGACAGGGATAATACTATTTACCCGAATGCGCTCTTAACTTACGTTCAATCGGTCTCCATATTTCCTTTCCTTCCCCATCCTTTTCCAGGCGCACCCTTAGCCTTGGTTCTCCCTTTATCCGGGAAGGTCTTAACCACCCCAGGCTGTCGATCAAGGCGCTATCTGGAACGACCTGTCCTTCATCATCAATTATGCAAACCGTATCGGTTTTCTCTTTGACCAGGCCTGCGGTTATCAATCCGTTAACCTCTTTGATTCCTCTTAAGTGGACGTACCGGCCGTCATTTCCTCCCGCGCTCAGAGACACTGCTGCCAGTGCTCCAATAACACCATCTCCCGTTCCTCCAAGTTCAACAAGGAAGACTCCGAGTTTTTGAGCTAGTCTGTAAGCTTGTTGTTTGGATAGATATTCTTTTTGAGCTGAAGTTCCATAATCTTCAAGCTCCTGGTTGAATTGTTCAGGCTCGCATATACACAGGCCCGGGTCGGAACCAGGTTGAAAATGTTCAGCCAGGTAATCAATGCAAGGCTGGCTGAGGCTTTCAGCCGAATAACTGGTTTCGAAAAGCACACATTTGGCGCTGTTGTGTGAAGTATAAGGAATTCTGGGATCAACCAGCAGTTGATGGCGGATCACTCCTCTGTGACGTCCAAGGCCAAGTTCTTCCAGGCGTGAAGCCACCCCTCTGGCGATTTTTCCTGTGCCCGGTCCTTCCAGAATATCGGTGTCGTCTATGCCAATATAAAATATTTTTTTCATTTAAAACCCCTCTCATTACTTTCCAAAGGATACTTTAAAACAACTTGGTTATTGTTTGTCCTCTCTCAGGTCTCCGCCTCTTAGAACCGTGGCAATCATTTCATCATCAAGCTCCATATTAAAGAAAGTCTTATAGAAATACTGAACCTCTTCTCCCATTTCTACATGGGTAAATAATTCTGGGTAAACAGTTTTAGCTGTCCAAAGCAGAGCCAGTGGAGTTTCAACTGAACCGGGATGCCCCCAGCGTGATATTCCGTTGGGGAGCTGGTATACTTTTCCTTCCCTGACAGCAGAAATCCCGGACCATTGCGGGTGGGATGTTATCAGGCTGTAGGCGGTGCTTTCATTAACAATTATAACCTCCGGATCCCAGAATAGTATCTGCTCAATACTGGCGTAATAGTCATTACCGACCAGTTCGAGGTCTCCACCTACGGAAACATTAATTACGCCTGCTGCCCTAGTCCAATCTGCAGCCAGGGATGATTCATGGGTAGCCCTGGTAGCTTGATTTTCAGAATGATACAACCTTACCTTTTCGCCCTCTGGAATATCACCAACCAACTGGCTGACTCTGTCTATGGTATCCAGGTAGTAGTTGTTAAAGGTTCTGGCTTCAGCTTCCTTGCCAATTGCCTTGCCAATAATGAGTATGGCTTCGCGCTGTTCTTCCATGGTCGAGTAATCTACAACAATATAGGGCAGCCCGCTTTTATCCAGCTTTTCAACTTCTCTGTCATCTGCCACTGTATCTTTCCTCACCAGAACTACGTCTGGATCTATCCTGAGAAGCTCTTCGATGTTAATGGTGCCGCCCGTCCTTGGGGTTGATGCATTGGCTAATTCCGGAAATATTTCTACCAGCAGGATATCTCGCTGAAGGCCGCCGGGCACTCCTACCAGGTCGTTCCCACTGCCGAGTAGACAGACTGTATATCCGGCAAATGAATACAAAGCAGCTATCTTTTCAACTTTTTTTGGAACTTCTACAGCCCGGCCAACGCTGTCTGTAACTGTAATCGTCTCTTTATTTGTATCTGGTGTTGTAGAAATTGCGGGGGAATTGTTGCATGCGGCCAGTAAAAATACTGCCACAACCATCAACGCAATAGCGAAGTTTTTTATTTTTATCATTAATCGTTCCTCCTCCGCACTTGTTAGAATGTTTCCAGTGGTACTATTTGTTTGAGTGTCTCATCTTTCCATGTGTAGGAGATTAATTTGGATTTAATATTGAAGACATTTTCCATATTTTCCTCGGTCAATACTTCAACTGGATTTCCTTTAATAGTTATGCTTTTGTTGTTCATGAGTGCCAGGCCGGATTTGATTCCGGTGCCTTCAAAATAGAAAGCATGATTAGGGAAGTGGGTAGC comes from Dehalococcoidales bacterium and encodes:
- a CDS encoding DUF134 domain-containing protein, with the translated sequence MPRPRKHRRLSRRHLAKIFKPVGTRSTCCQPIVLLPEEIEALRLVEVEGLYQAQACEEMGVARSTFQRILTEARQKVAVALIEDMVILAPGNSGRGIRVRWKCYNCGTVWRVVYHDTYQEPEECPNCTSHAIREAQRRQHHRRHGNKGFALGD
- a CDS encoding ABC transporter substrate-binding protein, with product MIKIKNFAIALMVVAVFLLAACNNSPAISTTPDTNKETITVTDSVGRAVEVPKKVEKIAALYSFAGYTVCLLGSGNDLVGVPGGLQRDILLVEIFPELANASTPRTGGTINIEELLRIDPDVVLVRKDTVADDREVEKLDKSGLPYIVVDYSTMEEQREAILIIGKAIGKEAEARTFNNYYLDTIDRVSQLVGDIPEGEKVRLYHSENQATRATHESSLAADWTRAAGVINVSVGGDLELVGNDYYASIEQILFWDPEVIIVNESTAYSLITSHPQWSGISAVREGKVYQLPNGISRWGHPGSVETPLALLWTAKTVYPELFTHVEMGEEVQYFYKTFFNMELDDEMIATVLRGGDLREDKQ